From the bacterium genome, the window CCAAATGGGAGCGCATGAGCACGGCCCAGGAGATGAACGCCTTTTTCCGCACTCTCTGGGCGCGCCGCGACCCCGACCCGCTTACCCCGTACAACGAGCGCCGGGTCACCCACTATGTCCGCCTGGCCGAGGCGCAGAGCTATTTCGCCCTGAGCAACCCGCACAGCAAGTTCCAGAACTCCGAGAGCTACAACCGTCTTGTCTCCCAGACCCTGCCCCAGCCGGGCACGTTCCGCCTGGGCGACCGTGACTCCGGCCCGTACGGGGTGGACCCCAAGCTGATGTTCCAGCGTGGCAGGGGCCTCGACCTGGACCAGCGCGGCCTGCTGTTCCTGCGTCATGGCCCCCCGGACGAGGTGCGCCGCCCGGAGGCCCCCACCAACAAGCCCCTGGCCAGCCTGCTGGATGAGCACGAGGCCATGCTGCAGGACCTTCAGCCGGTCACTTTCAGCGCCAAGCAGTTCGGCGACCCGGTGCCGGATGGCCTGCCGAGCCAGGAGGTCTGGCGCTACGGCTCGGTGTTCTTCCCGTTCGAGAAAGTCTACGGGGCCGGGGATTTCATCTACATCCCGGTCTACCTGAACAGCATCGGGCGGATCGAGCAGGCGCTGGAGTGCGAATCGTTCGAGGACCCGCTGCCGGCCTGCAAACAGGACTTTCTGGGCGTCGATTTCCGCGGGCCGCAGGGGAGGGTCGAGCTGCTGTTCTTCCAGAGCCTGCCCCAGGATTCCGTCCGGACCGAGAACGCGCCGTTCGCCGACCTGGCCCTGTTCGACACCACCTGGACCGTGGTGGCGCGCGACTCCTGTCTGGCCTGGAGCGTAAAGGCCGGGCCGGAATACCTGTGGCTGGCGCTCAGCCGGGCGCTCCTGCCGCCGGGCAACTACAACCTGGCCCTGCGCCTGGATGTCCCCGGACGGCGCACGGTGCACCGTCAGGCGTTCAGTTTCCACCCCTACACCGCGGGGGCGTTCGAGTTGAGCGGGGTGGTGCTGGGCACGGCTCCGGGCCACGGCCACGGCCTGTTCAGCCGCAACGGGGTGGAGATCGACCCGCGGCCCAGCCTGAGCTTCACGGTCGGCGAGAAAGTGGCGGTCTACCTGGAGCTTTACAACCTTGAGCCGGACAGCGCCGGGCAGCACCAGTTCCAGGAGCGGGTGACAGTGGCGCGGGATGAGCAGAAAAGCGAGCTGGCCCGCCTGCTGGGCTTTGCCTCGGGAAAGCGTGAGACCAGCCTGAGCATGACTTTCGAGCGCGGTCCGTCCGCCGCCGCTCTTTGCACGCCGGAGAGTTTCGACATCGACACCGCTCCGCTGCTGCCGGGGGTGTACAGCCTGAACCTGGAGCTGCTCGACCGGGTGAGCGGCCTTCGCCGCACCCGCAAGTGCGCCTTCGAGGTCAAGGAAACAGGAGGCGGGAAATGACGTTTTTCCGGGGTGGTGGCTTCGCTGGAGCCCGGTTTATCACGCTGGCCTTTCTGTTCTCCGGCGCAGTGACCGCCTTTGCCGGGAACACGCCGCCGCTTTCGCTGTTCGCGGACAGTGATTCACTGTCCGAAGCCCCCGAGGTGGCCGACTCGCTGCGCCGCCTGGAGGACAGCCAGGGGCTGGCCCTGCTCGATGCGGGTGAAAGTCTGCTGAAAGAGGGCAAGCTGCGCGCGGCCGAGCGGAAATACTTCGAGGTGCTTTTCTCGCGCAGCCCGTCGGTGGTGGTCCGGGCGCGGTTCGGCCTGGCCGCAGTCTACAGCCGGACCCCGCGCCGCCTGTTCGACGCCGTGGCCCAGTACAGGCGTATCCTGCGCCTGGAGCCGGAGAACCGCGCGGCGCTGCGGGCCCTGGCCGACACCGGTTTCCGGCTCCAGGAGACAGGCGGCTTCGACCTGGCCGAGCGCGCCCTGCGCCGCCTGGTACTGGTGGACCCGGATTACGAGGGGGCCTACGAGCTCTGGCGGGGGAAAATCCGGGACCAGGACCCCCAGGACCTGCGCCAGGTGGACAGCCACCTGCGCGACTGGCTGCCGCGGCATCCCGAGCGCGGATACTGGTGGCTCGACCTGGCCTGGGACAGCTTCCGTCTGGGCAACCTTGGCGGAGTGTTCGCCAGCCTGGACAGTCTGCGCCTGCGCTGGCCCGGCTACAAGCGTTCCGAGCAGTGCCTTCTCACCGCGCGCTGCTGCCTGGAACTGGGAGATACCGCGGCGTTCGAGCGGGGCTACAACGAGGCGCTGGAGATCGCCGGCCGGGAGGGTGGATTCGAGCGGCTCAGCTTCGACGCCCAGACCATCATGACTCCCGCCGAGCGGGTCCGCTGGGAGGGCGAGAAAAGCCCGGAGCAGGGCGCGGCCCTGTTCCGCCAGTTCTGGATGCACCGCGACCCCGACCCGA encodes:
- a CDS encoding GWxTD domain-containing protein, which codes for MRLSVSTLKMSLLLAIALAAGAVWAAGGPPPSQQAAALFAAGDSAGAGQLLERVLERDRKDYPGYVLRGQFRLKHRDWNRAQSDFRHALSSPDPTVRSQAYRGLGDVIRYGSEGHLTQALDQYRLAVLADSTNREALYSLAEAGFDLADSKGYDLSSSALTRLVCLDPEYRGALGLWNDRFVRHPEDQTHRVCENLEGWAGADSLYGGYWLHAGRLRFRLGDCDSALADLERAGREAPAFKPAERQLLRGRCRLALGDSLAFEALYDSALAAAAADGDYTALLVEAQGLFTPEEAAKWERMSTAQEMNAFFRTLWARRDPDPLTPYNERRVTHYVRLAEAQSYFALSNPHSKFQNSESYNRLVSQTLPQPGTFRLGDRDSGPYGVDPKLMFQRGRGLDLDQRGLLFLRHGPPDEVRRPEAPTNKPLASLLDEHEAMLQDLQPVTFSAKQFGDPVPDGLPSQEVWRYGSVFFPFEKVYGAGDFIYIPVYLNSIGRIEQALECESFEDPLPACKQDFLGVDFRGPQGRVELLFFQSLPQDSVRTENAPFADLALFDTTWTVVARDSCLAWSVKAGPEYLWLALSRALLPPGNYNLALRLDVPGRRTVHRQAFSFHPYTAGAFELSGVVLGTAPGHGHGLFSRNGVEIDPRPSLSFTVGEKVAVYLELYNLEPDSAGQHQFQERVTVARDEQKSELARLLGFASGKRETSLSMTFERGPSAAALCTPESFDIDTAPLLPGVYSLNLELLDRVSGLRRTRKCAFEVKETGGGK